AAACGGAGAGTTACTGTTTTTTAGACAAAGAGAAGGGCCTTTTTATCCAACTCTAAGACTACTACACAAATACCCTTTTATCCTGCCGCGTCAGCAGGTTGATAAAGGAGCCATCAAATTTGTACTCAGTGGAGCAAATATCATGTGTCCAGGCTTAACCTCTCCCGGAGCCAAGCTTTACCCTGCTGCAGCGGATACGATTGTTGCAATCATGGCAGAAGGAAAACAGCATGCTCTGTGTGTTGGCGTTATGAAGATGTCTGCAGAAGATATTGAGAAAGTCAACAAAGGGATTGGCATTGAAAATATCCATTATTTGAATGATGGGCTGTGGCATATGAAGACGTATAAATGAACTTCAGAAGGAAAATGCTTGGGCTCTATGTGGACGTTTTGCTATGTCtgtatttgtgtctgtgtgtgacagcATGAAGACAACCTTTATGGTTATGCTGAATAAATTCAATAGTTGctacaaaaaaagtaaagagtTGGAATGAGCCCATATATCTGTTTATCTCTGTCATTGTGTGCATTTTTGTGTCAGTGTGTATGCCTGTgactgtgtgtctgcatgtgtgagaatgtgtgtgtgtgtgtgtgtgtttgtagaaGGATAATTAAATTTACTCTCATCTATTTAAGCAGATAACAGTTCAAACAAACGTAAACTATTTTTTGCAGAAAAAGAGATTTCTGTGTCAAGAGCACAAAATTGATAGACACCCAACGATGTCAGTGAAGAattgagaggaagaaaatgaCTGGAGAGGGTCCCTAAACAACTCTATTAATATGAACATTTAAGGGATAAGCAGAAGATGGGAGGCTTAAACAATTTTACTAGAGGCAGAAAATCCAGTAAAAAAGATAGGTGGTAGTATTGGTTGTCCACTTAGTAAACACTGCCCCCTCCCTCCTTGCTGGCAGAATTCTGGCCATCCCTTTTCTACATGAGCCCAGTAAATGCTGATTAGCCTGGTCCACATGATGGTTTATTTCCCAGTGAGATTGATTCACTTATAAGGCATGGGGCTTACTGCCTATTAGACCCTCTCTATTTAGAAACCTTTAAGAAGCTGGGTGTCTTT
The sequence above is drawn from the Saccopteryx bilineata isolate mSacBil1 chromosome 5, mSacBil1_pri_phased_curated, whole genome shotgun sequence genome and encodes:
- the LOC136337852 gene encoding malignant T-cell-amplified sequence 1-like; amino-acid sequence: MFKKFDEKENVSNCIQLKTSVIKGIKNQLIEQFPGIEPWLNQIMPKKDPVKIVRCHEHIEILTVNGELLFFRQREGPFYPTLRLLHKYPFILPRQQVDKGAIKFVLSGANIMCPGLTSPGAKLYPAAADTIVAIMAEGKQHALCVGVMKMSAEDIEKVNKGIGIENIHYLNDGLWHMKTYK